The Argentina anserina chromosome 5, drPotAnse1.1, whole genome shotgun sequence genome includes the window GGCCCTCGGCCACTGCCTATAATCGGAAGCCTCCACAAGCTAGGCAAACTTCCCCATCGAAGCCTCCAACACTTGGCCAAGAAATATGGGCACATCATGTTCATTCGTCTAGGCAATGTTCCAGCCATCGTACTCTCCTCCCCCAAAGCCGCAGAGCTATTCCTCAAAACTCATGACACTAATTTCGCCAGCCGGCCCATAATCCAAGCCGCCGACTACTTGTCCTTCGGCTCAAAGAGCATGGCCTTTTCGCAGTACGGTCCCTATTGGCGCCATATGAGGAAGCTCTGCACGCTTCAGCTCTTCTGTTCAGCAAAAATGGAGTCTTTTGCGCCGCTGCGGAAGGAGGAGCTGGGAGGGCTGGTGAGGAAGCTGAAAGTAGCTGCAGAGGAAGGTGGAGTTGTGGATATTAGTGAGAAGATTGGAGCGATGAATGAGGACATAACGTATAAGATGGTGTTGGGTCGCACAAGGGATGCTAGGTTTGATTTGAAAGCCATTATTGAGGAATCGTTATCCTTGGTAGGGGCTTTCAATATATCTGATTTTGTTCCTTCCCTTGCTGCACTTGATATTCAGGTATATATGCTAGCTATTCCCAAGTTCCCAACTCTATCTTTTACCAATTTACCAGGCATTTCTCTTCGATGATTAATTGATACATAAAAAAGTGCATTGATAGACAATCTCGAACCGAATCTTCTTTATTCTAGatattgtaatatatatatatatatatatatatatatacacaaagcttttcacataaggaggtccttatcttaccttaaggtacggattttcatttttgaccaacttttcgatcgatttttcacatctccaccgtccaatatctaggtACTAacatatagatcatctccaaaaaatttcagccgattccataaccgttaaggtactcataacttcgattttctactcaaaatatgaacggttcaggttcagcaaattcaatacgtccattggttttgattagttcgaTACCTTAAAGATCATAAAATCGGCTgcaattttgtggagatgatctatacattataacctagatattagacggtggagatgtgaaaattcgatcgaaaagttggtcaaaaatgaaaatccgtaccttaagctaagataaggacctccttatgtgaaaagctttatatatatatcaggaGTGCATGAGGccttatatatttatacccTGCATGTAGCTGTATAAGGACTTAAGGAGGTAGAACTTAATTGATTGAGTGCGGacgagagaaagagagagacaaTGAATAGAGTagcctacatatatatatatatatatatatatatataaagttatagggtaaattcctcctatggtatcTGATGTTTGACTACTTAGACAATttagtacctgatgtatgaaaacgaacaatttcatacctaaagttctcaaatttaggccattttggtacttatgtcaattttgatcatattttcagggttatttccgtcatcttatctctactttacttcatttttcataatatttttcaaattgcctctaaattatcactaaaattttgataactcatccacttagtatctgtgatgatttacatatatattttttcataatatagctataaatctaaattaattttaattataagtaatttaaaaatatatattttaataaaaaattacaattgcataaaggaaatttatttcctttgcaaaaaataattaggacaataagtatattaagaaaaaaaatagtttttgatatctgcgaagtagatgcttagtggagtagatatatcaatttaattatctccaaagatGCCACAATTATAGgaataaatgaagaaaaatgtgaatttaatgagtttagggctagaatgacgaaaataaccctaaaatatGATAATTGATAGtggtaccaaaatggcttacaaatgagaacttcaagtaccaaattgtccgttttcatacatcaggtatcaaattgtccaagtagccatactttaggtaccataggaggaattaacTCAAAGTTATAAACAAGCCTATGAACAACGGGTGATTTGGTGCCCCTTTTAAAACTGGTGCCCTGTGCCATCGCCCTCGCCTCCCATGGGCAGGGCCGGGCCTGCACtacattttgaaattttgaaccCATGCATAGTTCTATATTTAGAAGTATGTTAATTTATAATAATGAATCTATATTGTTAAGTTTTTTGGATGGAGAATTATACCAATCATTGAATGTTGTATGATTAACGATATTAAATTTCGCCATGTATATGCTACATGGCTACATAcatttgttttcttccaaCTAAAGATGAGCAGAAAATAGCTGCCTTTTTCTGGTGACCTGATATTGGACTAGATAAAAACATTGAATAACATGCATGATTCAATGATGCACTTATGATTTCTATGCCAGGGATTGACCAAGCGCTTAAAGAAAGTTAGAAAGCAGATCGATCAACTCTTGGAGAAGATAATAGACGAGCATGAACAAGTAACCAAGTCCAAGAAAGGGAAACAAGGCCAGCATGAGGATTTTGTAGACGTATTGCTTTCCCTAATGAACCAACCGTTGAACCCGAATGATGAACAAGTCTATCTTGATCGAACAAATGTGAAAGCCATCTTACTTGACATGATCGCTGCGTCTATCGATACTTCAGCTACCACTATCATTTGGAGCCTTGCGGAGCTCTTGAGGCATCCAAGGATTATGAAGAATCTCCAAGAGGAGCTCCAAAATGTGGTCGGTATGAACCGAATGGTGGAAGAGTTTGATTTGCCAAAGCTGGATTACTTGAGTATGGTGGTCAAGGAGAGTTTGAGACTACACCCTGTTGCTCCGTTACTAGTCCCACATGAATCCATCGACGACGTATCAATCGATGGATTCCACATACCCAAAAAGTCGAGGATCATAGTAAATGTCTGGAGCATTGGAAGAGATCCTAATGTTTGGTCGGAAAATATGGATGAATTTTATCCTGAAAGGTTCGTAAACAACAACATAGACCTAAAGGGACATGACTTTCAGCTCATTCCATTTGGGTCTGGTCGCAGAGGGTGTCCGGGTATGCAATTAGGTCTAACCATAGTTAAGCTAGTTCTGGCACAACTGGTGCACAGCTTTAACTGGGAGCTCCCAAATGGTTTACTACCACAAGACTTAGACATGTCCGAGGATTTTGGTTTAGCAATGTCAAAAGCCAAACACTTGCTTGCCAAGCCAACTTACCGTCTTATCACTCTCATGTAGCCATGTAggtacaatttttttaaatttcttttaatGTAATCTTATGTGGGTTGTTGTATTTCAACAGACATATATCTACGTATAGATATTATTCTGCAGCTTAAATAAATATGCGCAATAAATTTCTTCAGTAATATTGTTGGTATTATGTACCAATATCTttagggtaaattcctcctatggtacctgatgtttggctacttggacaatttggtacctgatgtatgaaagcggacaatttggtacctaaagttttcaaatttaggccattttagtacttatgtcaattttgaccatattttcagggttatttccgtcatcttatctcaactttacttcatttttttataatacctccaaattgcctctaagttatcactaaaaattcgataactcatccacttagtatctgtgatgatttacgtatataagttttcataatgtagctatcaatctaaattaattttaattataagtaattaaaaatttttttgataaaaattacaatttcataaaggcaatttatttcctttgcagaaaataattaggatacaataagtatattaagaaaaaaatttattttcgatatatgtgaagtagatgctaagtggagtagatatatcaatttaattatctccaaagagaggcaattataggaagaaatgaagaaaaatgtgaatttaataaatttaggactagaatgacggaaataaccctgaaaatatggtcaaaattgatagaggtaccaaaatggcctaaatttaagaactttaggtactaaattgtccaagtagccaaacatcaagTACCATAGAAGGAATTTACCCGTATCTTTATTACATATACATTTGATCGAGATAGTCGGGCTCAAATTTATTTGGCCAGAACTCTACTTCTGTAAATTCCAATTATTCATTTTAAGCTCGTTTTCTTTGGTGAGTTGCGGAGCTTCCAAACAAAGAACAACTCCT containing:
- the LOC126795592 gene encoding cytochrome P450 CYP736A12-like encodes the protein MSSSTIIVAILLVLFTSITCLWSLISDVSSNSKHKKLPPGPRPLPIIGSLHKLGKLPHRSLQHLAKKYGHIMFIRLGNVPAIVLSSPKAAELFLKTHDTNFASRPIIQAADYLSFGSKSMAFSQYGPYWRHMRKLCTLQLFCSAKMESFAPLRKEELGGLVRKLKVAAEEGGVVDISEKIGAMNEDITYKMVLGRTRDARFDLKAIIEESLSLVGAFNISDFVPSLAALDIQGLTKRLKKVRKQIDQLLEKIIDEHEQVTKSKKGKQGQHEDFVDVLLSLMNQPLNPNDEQVYLDRTNVKAILLDMIAASIDTSATTIIWSLAELLRHPRIMKNLQEELQNVVGMNRMVEEFDLPKLDYLSMVVKESLRLHPVAPLLVPHESIDDVSIDGFHIPKKSRIIVNVWSIGRDPNVWSENMDEFYPERFVNNNIDLKGHDFQLIPFGSGRRGCPGMQLGLTIVKLVLAQLVHSFNWELPNGLLPQDLDMSEDFGLAMSKAKHLLAKPTYRLITLM